One Pullulanibacillus sp. KACC 23026 DNA segment encodes these proteins:
- a CDS encoding helix-turn-helix transcriptional regulator, with the protein MDDYLKKQMGQRIKEERLNLDLSQDALAEKLGMKRANVSNYEAGRVVPPGNILLEMSKIFNVSTDYLLCKTDTPNSDIESSLDDDIRTIQRGYRRMTNKDRKKMMNIIKVTFEEAFNEDEFEDDDEDI; encoded by the coding sequence ATGGATGATTATTTAAAAAAACAAATGGGTCAGCGTATTAAAGAAGAGAGGTTAAACTTAGATTTATCACAGGATGCCCTAGCAGAGAAATTAGGAATGAAGAGGGCAAACGTCTCTAATTATGAAGCTGGAAGAGTAGTACCACCAGGCAATATATTGCTTGAAATGTCAAAAATATTTAATGTGTCTACCGATTATTTATTATGTAAAACAGATACGCCTAATTCTGATATTGAATCTAGCCTTGATGATGATATCAGAACTATCCAAAGAGGATACAGAAGAATGACCAATAAAGATCGCAAAAAAATGATGAATATTATCAAAGTAACCTTTGAAGAGGCTTTTAATGAGGACGAATTCGAAGACGATGATGAAGACATCTAA
- a CDS encoding ImmA/IrrE family metallo-endopeptidase, which yields MMKTSKPNYKRAEKAAHDLILSYGINKLPVKVKRIAKKFSNLKLVKYSQFAKKQNMTIEEVYDFADSEEGCCWYTKSTNRYIILYNDTRDNVGRIRWTIAHELGHFILKHNELNDKTILTRGSLTKQEYNVYESEANCFARALLAPSSVLTSLGYVTIFDISHICNISFQAAQNVINFLKTGQEMGRGKSINIVKAFSNFIFKVTNSHHCNNCSATFTLEKPFFCPYCGSDKLSKLPLTFTGDEGMKYKGFEVDPIFGRAASCPKCKNEEVTGEYCKICGTFVVNKCTGFPPDKINQPFTGKWHQDLDNSCGTVLSGDARFCDRCGSTSTFYEQALLESWEQEQNTNHNQRRNNLLLIESQQIDISDEDLPF from the coding sequence ATGATGAAGACATCTAAACCTAATTATAAAAGAGCTGAAAAAGCAGCGCATGATCTCATTCTTTCTTACGGCATAAATAAGTTACCTGTAAAAGTAAAACGTATAGCAAAAAAATTCTCTAACTTAAAGCTAGTTAAATATTCGCAATTCGCAAAGAAACAAAACATGACTATAGAAGAGGTCTATGATTTTGCAGATAGCGAGGAAGGGTGTTGTTGGTACACTAAATCAACGAATAGATACATCATTCTTTACAATGACACCCGTGATAATGTGGGTAGAATAAGATGGACTATTGCACACGAACTTGGGCACTTTATTTTAAAGCACAATGAATTAAACGATAAGACAATTCTTACAAGAGGATCGTTAACTAAGCAGGAGTATAATGTTTACGAGAGCGAGGCAAACTGTTTCGCTAGAGCCCTTTTAGCTCCGTCCTCAGTCTTGACCAGTTTGGGGTATGTTACAATTTTTGACATTTCCCATATTTGCAATATATCCTTTCAAGCAGCTCAAAACGTGATTAATTTTCTAAAGACAGGACAAGAGATGGGGAGAGGCAAATCTATTAATATAGTAAAAGCTTTTTCTAATTTTATCTTTAAAGTAACTAACTCTCATCACTGTAATAACTGCAGTGCCACCTTCACGTTAGAGAAACCGTTTTTCTGCCCTTACTGTGGGTCTGATAAATTAAGTAAATTACCATTAACGTTTACAGGAGATGAAGGAATGAAATACAAAGGTTTTGAGGTTGATCCAATATTCGGCAGAGCTGCTTCTTGCCCAAAATGTAAAAATGAGGAAGTAACAGGTGAATACTGTAAAATTTGCGGTACATTTGTTGTTAATAAGTGTACTGGGTTTCCTCCTGATAAAATAAACCAACCTTTTACCGGAAAATGGCATCAAGATTTAGATAACAGTTGCGGAACTGTTTTATCTGGGGATGCTCGATTTTGTGACCGTTGCGGTTCAACATCAACCTTTTATGAACAAGCATTACTGGAAAGTTGGGAACAAGAACAAAATACGAATCACAATCAACGCAGAAATAACCTTCTATTAATTGAATCCCAACAAATTGACATTTCAGATGAGGATCTACCTTTTTAG
- a CDS encoding 2-oxoglutarate dehydrogenase E1 component: MATERMGTDPWQGLNGPNLGYVQDQYDLYLDDPSAVDPELKALFDQFGAPPSGDVAAASATANQSYSGPNVEKVLAAVKLIQAIRKDGHLIAQFYPLNVKVDRANGVKLELSDYGLTEDDLKSIPAQVVYDNPNGSMRHALDVVNQLKKAYTGYLAFEFEHIEETAEREWLEHKIESGNYLRSFDAEERKQLLKRLTEVEGLEKFLHKTFVGQKRFSIEGVDVLVPMLDELVKKSLENKTRDIVIGMAHRGRLNVLAHVVDKPYKKLLSEFNHTPESEKSEWTNEGWTGDVKYHLGGVRKIKENGQVVARVTLANNPSHLEFVNPVVEGYARASQDDRSNPGYPTQEESLALPVVIHGDAAFIGEGVVAETLNLSQIDAYKTGGTINIIANNLIGFTTESHQGRSTRYSSDLAKGFDIPVIHVNADEPEACLSAIDLAYEYRQLFKKDILINLAGYRRYGHNEMDDPMATNPVLYSMVNAHETVRVLYGKALQELGVVDQAYVDQLDQQVQDHLQAVYDEIRASSNGQVEELEPPASVADGLPAVDTTVPAEALQEINENLLKWPESFTVYPKLKRILERRSGVFEKNGKIDWAHAEALALASIVSDGTPIRFTGQDSERGTFAHRHLVLHDSKTGETYSPIHTLPSAKASFALHNSPLSEVAVLGFEYGYNVFAPETMVIWEAQFGDFANVAQVLFDQFISSARAKWGQKSGLVMLLPHGFEGQGPEHSSARLERFLQLAAENNWTVANLSSAANYFHLLRRQAALMGTDYIRPLVVVTPKSLLRNQVVASSPSEFTEGTFQPVIEHPAAKGTLADVERLVLSSGKMAMDLAADLEASEADHSWVRMLRVEEIYPFAEEALSAQFKRFKNLKEIVWVQEEPKNMGAWFYMEPRLRALAPKGVNLSYVGRPDRSSPATGEPGIHKSEQSRIIKEALYR, encoded by the coding sequence ATGGCAACGGAGAGAATGGGAACGGATCCATGGCAAGGGCTTAACGGTCCAAACCTCGGTTACGTCCAAGATCAATATGATTTGTATCTTGATGATCCATCAGCAGTAGATCCAGAGCTAAAAGCTTTATTTGATCAATTTGGAGCACCGCCTTCAGGAGATGTAGCAGCGGCATCCGCTACTGCTAATCAAAGTTATAGTGGTCCAAACGTTGAAAAAGTGTTGGCCGCTGTTAAGCTTATTCAAGCCATTAGAAAAGATGGCCATCTCATCGCCCAATTTTATCCATTAAATGTGAAAGTCGATCGCGCCAACGGGGTTAAGTTAGAACTCAGCGATTACGGCTTGACTGAAGATGATTTGAAAAGTATTCCGGCCCAAGTCGTTTATGATAATCCAAACGGCTCAATGCGTCATGCCCTCGATGTGGTTAATCAGCTCAAAAAAGCCTACACGGGTTATTTGGCTTTCGAGTTTGAACATATTGAAGAAACGGCAGAGCGTGAATGGCTGGAACACAAAATTGAAAGCGGGAACTATTTAAGATCATTTGATGCAGAAGAACGCAAGCAGCTGCTTAAGCGTTTGACAGAAGTAGAAGGTCTTGAGAAATTCCTCCACAAAACCTTTGTGGGTCAAAAACGCTTTTCTATTGAGGGTGTGGACGTTCTCGTTCCAATGCTAGACGAATTAGTGAAAAAGAGCTTAGAGAATAAAACGCGTGATATCGTGATTGGCATGGCTCACCGCGGACGTCTTAATGTACTCGCACACGTTGTAGATAAGCCATATAAAAAACTTTTATCTGAATTCAATCACACACCAGAGTCTGAAAAATCAGAGTGGACGAACGAAGGCTGGACAGGTGATGTGAAATACCACTTGGGCGGCGTTCGTAAAATTAAAGAAAATGGTCAAGTAGTGGCGCGTGTCACTTTAGCCAACAACCCAAGTCATCTTGAATTTGTTAACCCGGTCGTAGAAGGTTATGCACGCGCTTCCCAAGATGATCGATCGAATCCAGGTTATCCTACTCAAGAGGAATCACTGGCTTTACCCGTTGTGATTCACGGGGATGCGGCTTTCATTGGAGAAGGGGTTGTTGCTGAAACGCTTAACCTCAGTCAAATTGATGCTTACAAAACAGGCGGGACCATTAATATTATTGCAAATAATCTTATTGGTTTTACGACGGAAAGCCATCAAGGCCGCTCGACGCGCTACTCCAGTGATTTAGCAAAAGGCTTTGACATTCCTGTCATCCATGTTAATGCCGATGAACCTGAAGCTTGTCTTTCGGCCATCGACTTAGCCTATGAATATCGTCAACTCTTTAAAAAGGATATTTTAATTAATTTAGCAGGATACCGTCGTTACGGACACAATGAAATGGACGATCCAATGGCTACCAACCCTGTTTTATACAGCATGGTGAATGCTCATGAAACGGTGCGGGTTCTTTATGGCAAAGCCCTTCAAGAATTAGGGGTTGTGGATCAAGCTTATGTGGATCAGTTAGATCAGCAGGTTCAGGACCATCTTCAAGCTGTCTATGATGAAATTCGCGCAAGTTCCAATGGTCAAGTTGAAGAACTTGAGCCTCCAGCGTCTGTTGCAGATGGATTACCTGCCGTTGATACAACGGTTCCGGCTGAGGCTTTACAAGAGATAAATGAGAATCTTTTGAAGTGGCCAGAATCCTTTACGGTATATCCTAAGTTAAAACGGATTCTTGAGCGCCGTTCAGGTGTGTTTGAGAAAAACGGCAAGATTGATTGGGCTCATGCCGAAGCGCTTGCGCTAGCTTCCATTGTAAGTGACGGCACACCGATTCGTTTTACCGGTCAAGATTCTGAGCGAGGGACTTTTGCTCACCGCCATTTAGTCTTACATGACTCCAAAACAGGGGAAACGTATTCACCTATTCATACCCTGCCAAGTGCAAAAGCTTCTTTTGCGCTTCATAACAGCCCGCTTTCTGAGGTCGCTGTACTAGGCTTTGAATATGGTTACAATGTGTTTGCACCTGAGACAATGGTCATATGGGAAGCTCAGTTTGGGGATTTTGCAAACGTCGCTCAAGTGCTGTTTGACCAATTCATCAGCTCTGCCCGTGCAAAATGGGGTCAAAAATCCGGTCTTGTTATGCTCTTGCCTCATGGTTTCGAAGGTCAAGGACCCGAGCATTCCAGCGCCCGTCTAGAACGCTTCTTACAGCTTGCTGCAGAGAATAACTGGACTGTGGCTAATTTGAGCAGTGCAGCTAACTATTTCCACCTATTGCGACGGCAAGCAGCGTTAATGGGTACAGATTATATCCGCCCATTAGTCGTTGTGACACCGAAGAGTCTTTTGCGTAACCAAGTGGTCGCTTCCAGTCCATCTGAGTTTACAGAAGGAACCTTCCAGCCGGTTATTGAACATCCTGCTGCGAAAGGCACGCTGGCAGATGTCGAGCGTCTTGTTCTTTCTTCAGGTAAGATGGCAATGGATTTAGCGGCGGATCTAGAAGCATCTGAAGCGGACCATTCATGGGTAAGAATGCTTCGAGTAGAAGAAATCTATCCTTTTGCAGAAGAGGCTTTATCTGCTCAGTTTAAACGCTTTAAGAATTTAAAAGAGATTGTTTGGGTTCAAGAAGAGCCTAAGAACATGGGAGCATGGTTCTATATGGAACCAAGACTTAGAGCTTTGGCACCAAAAGGCGTTAACTTATCCTATGTCGGGCGTCCTGACCGTTCAAGCCCAGCAACTGGTGAACCAGGCATTCATAAGAGTGAACAATCTCGCATCATAAAAGAGGCATTATATCGTTAA
- a CDS encoding helix-turn-helix transcriptional regulator has product MSNPNHRRETFQRLRQRLNVSQRQVSIDLNVSESHIRNIESGRGNPDAKLLFKLAKYFETSPDQLFPDLADVEIQRSNN; this is encoded by the coding sequence ATGTCAAACCCAAACCACCGACGTGAAACATTTCAACGCCTTCGCCAAAGGTTAAATGTTTCACAAAGACAAGTATCAATTGATCTTAATGTTAGTGAAAGTCATATTCGCAACATTGAGAGCGGGAGAGGTAATCCCGATGCTAAACTGCTTTTTAAATTAGCGAAGTACTTTGAAACATCACCAGATCAACTTTTTCCTGATTTAGCGGATGTTGAAATACAACGTTCAAATAATTAA
- a CDS encoding C40 family peptidase, giving the protein MRKVISKKVIGASLGLLLLASPVTVSAKTGSLESLKSQQKQINTKTTQVQKELSANKSKIHTLTGQITKAQIKIGETQDKMKSLNKKIDSTQKRITKRTNILKQQVKSTYVQSSNYDMVNLLLNSDNFGDLVTRAYAVYRITNQQKKLIDQQVADQKTLQDAKKQLKTETDKTQQTVDQLNQYIADLQSTISNQQDTLNNLQSQKANVNSKIKSLSVQPVMQPVSSKSASKSSASDNKSSNSSSDKTSNSSSESSVPSIAIPKAAVSGNVSDIVANSEKWIGHSTYVFGGGRNSYDQTHGRFDCSGYVHWAYESIGIDIGGWTTSALQYVGTSVSPSNMQPGDLVFFNTYQHNGHVGIYIGNGQFIGSQSSSGVSIESLHNSYWASHFSGTVRRVLN; this is encoded by the coding sequence ATGAGGAAAGTGATTTCAAAAAAGGTAATCGGAGCCTCTTTAGGGCTTTTACTGCTCGCCTCACCCGTTACAGTGTCTGCCAAAACGGGCAGTCTTGAATCATTAAAATCACAACAAAAGCAAATTAATACGAAAACCACACAAGTTCAAAAAGAACTTAGCGCTAATAAATCCAAAATACATACGCTTACCGGGCAGATTACAAAAGCCCAAATTAAAATTGGTGAAACGCAAGATAAAATGAAATCTCTAAATAAGAAAATTGACAGCACCCAAAAAAGAATCACTAAGCGTACAAATATCCTAAAGCAGCAAGTCAAATCTACCTACGTTCAGAGCTCAAACTATGATATGGTTAATCTTCTTCTGAATTCGGATAACTTTGGGGACTTAGTGACTCGCGCTTATGCCGTTTATCGAATTACGAATCAACAAAAGAAATTAATTGATCAACAAGTAGCCGATCAAAAGACATTGCAGGATGCTAAAAAACAGTTGAAAACAGAAACTGATAAAACGCAACAAACAGTTGATCAATTAAATCAGTATATAGCTGATCTTCAATCAACAATTTCCAATCAACAAGATACGCTGAATAACTTACAAAGTCAGAAAGCAAATGTCAACTCAAAGATCAAATCTTTGTCCGTTCAACCGGTGATGCAGCCTGTCTCATCTAAATCAGCATCAAAGAGTTCAGCATCAGATAATAAGTCATCTAACTCATCATCTGACAAAACGTCTAACTCATCAAGCGAGTCATCTGTACCGTCTATTGCAATACCAAAAGCTGCGGTTAGCGGAAATGTCTCTGACATCGTAGCAAACTCTGAAAAATGGATCGGCCATTCCACTTATGTATTTGGTGGAGGACGTAATTCCTATGACCAAACTCATGGCCGTTTTGACTGCTCAGGCTATGTCCATTGGGCCTATGAATCTATCGGAATTGATATCGGCGGTTGGACGACCTCTGCCCTGCAATACGTTGGAACGTCGGTTTCACCAAGCAACATGCAACCAGGTGATCTTGTTTTCTTTAATACTTACCAACATAATGGTCATGTTGGTATCTATATTGGAAACGGTCAGTTTATTGGTTCTCAAAGTTCTTCTGGCGTTTCAATTGAAAGTTTACACAACAGCTACTGGGCCAGTCATTTCAGCGGCACTGTACGACGTGTATTAAATTAA
- a CDS encoding OmpA family protein, whose amino-acid sequence MRRSKWRFQGEKAGEHYWPSFTDMMSMVVLVFLFITIIAFVKSITDANQQAQIKKQLTQATQVKQQISNIIDKKLESQVGRDKITRGPNNTISVQGDVLFDSASSTISPKGTKILKSVADGLVSIIDDKKLSPYIYIIQIEGHTDSIPYDNWSLSTDRALSVLRYLQKANPKLAEDQYAKYLAVTGYSKYKPAVKGTTSSDLAKDRRISFQIILDDNKWQSHINDVLAGKG is encoded by the coding sequence ATGAGGCGCTCTAAGTGGCGGTTTCAAGGAGAGAAAGCTGGGGAGCATTACTGGCCTTCTTTTACCGACATGATGTCCATGGTTGTCCTTGTCTTTCTATTCATCACTATAATTGCCTTTGTTAAGAGCATAACAGACGCCAATCAGCAGGCCCAAATCAAAAAGCAATTAACCCAGGCGACACAAGTCAAACAACAAATTTCTAACATCATTGATAAAAAATTGGAGAGTCAGGTGGGGCGAGACAAAATTACGCGCGGTCCCAACAACACGATCTCAGTACAAGGGGACGTCTTGTTCGATTCTGCAAGTTCTACCATCAGTCCAAAAGGTACAAAAATATTAAAAAGTGTTGCGGATGGTCTCGTCAGCATTATAGATGATAAAAAGTTGAGTCCTTATATCTATATTATCCAAATTGAAGGCCATACGGATTCGATTCCCTATGACAACTGGAGCCTGTCCACTGATCGGGCTCTATCTGTTCTTCGCTACCTTCAAAAAGCCAATCCAAAGCTTGCTGAGGACCAATATGCCAAATACCTTGCCGTCACAGGTTATTCCAAATATAAACCGGCTGTCAAAGGAACTACTTCCTCGGACTTGGCCAAGGATCGCCGCATCTCTTTTCAAATTATACTGGATGACAACAAATGGCAAAGCCATATAAATGATGTTCTGGCCGGCAAAGGATAA
- the odhB gene encoding 2-oxoglutarate dehydrogenase complex dihydrolipoyllysine-residue succinyltransferase translates to MIEVKVPELAESITEGTVSKWLKNVGDKVNKGDDIVELETDKVNVQISAEDEGVLTEIKAEEGDTVEVGSVIAVLDPNAAAGTAPAAAAPEAPKAETKQEAIKAEPKTAAPAAETTDDNGRTVASPAARKLARELGVNLNEVQTKDPLGRVRTEDIKQHAAGLAKASAPAPKASAVSAGQDDPTKPVVREKMTRRRQTIAKRLVEVQHTAAMLTTFNEVDMTAIMDVRNRRKEKFVEKNGVKLGFMSFFTKAVVGALKEFPLLNAEIQGDELLIKKFYDIGVAVSTDQGLVVPVVRDADRLTFAGVEREIGDLAKKARDNKLGLSDLQGGTFTITNGGTFGSLLSTPILNAPQVGILGMHSIQWRPVAIDKERMENRPMMYLALSYDHRIVDGKEAVSFLVRVKQLLEDPESLLLEG, encoded by the coding sequence GTGATCGAAGTTAAAGTTCCAGAACTCGCAGAATCCATTACAGAAGGTACTGTATCTAAATGGTTGAAAAATGTAGGAGATAAAGTCAATAAAGGCGATGACATTGTTGAACTTGAGACAGATAAAGTTAATGTTCAGATCAGCGCTGAGGATGAGGGAGTTTTAACTGAGATTAAAGCAGAAGAAGGCGATACAGTTGAAGTCGGTTCTGTCATCGCAGTGCTTGATCCAAATGCAGCGGCAGGCACAGCCCCAGCTGCCGCAGCACCTGAAGCTCCAAAAGCAGAAACGAAGCAAGAGGCAATTAAAGCTGAACCTAAAACCGCTGCACCTGCTGCTGAAACCACTGATGATAATGGTCGCACGGTAGCCTCTCCAGCTGCTCGCAAGCTTGCTCGTGAGCTAGGCGTTAATTTAAATGAAGTTCAAACCAAGGATCCGCTTGGCCGTGTCCGCACTGAAGATATTAAGCAGCATGCTGCAGGCTTAGCGAAAGCTTCTGCACCTGCTCCAAAGGCTTCGGCTGTGTCAGCCGGTCAAGATGATCCCACTAAGCCAGTTGTGCGTGAGAAAATGACACGCCGGCGCCAAACAATTGCGAAGCGCTTAGTAGAAGTTCAACATACGGCTGCTATGCTGACTACTTTTAATGAAGTTGATATGACGGCGATCATGGATGTCCGTAATCGTCGCAAAGAGAAGTTCGTGGAAAAGAACGGTGTTAAATTAGGCTTTATGTCCTTCTTTACAAAAGCTGTTGTTGGCGCACTTAAAGAATTCCCTCTTTTAAATGCTGAAATTCAAGGCGATGAGCTTTTAATTAAGAAGTTTTATGATATTGGTGTGGCAGTTTCGACTGACCAAGGTTTAGTTGTTCCGGTTGTTCGTGATGCGGATCGCCTTACATTTGCCGGTGTTGAGCGGGAAATTGGTGACCTTGCGAAAAAAGCACGTGATAATAAATTAGGCCTTAGTGATCTTCAAGGCGGAACTTTTACGATTACAAATGGCGGAACATTTGGTTCCCTATTGTCTACACCTATTTTAAATGCACCTCAAGTTGGGATCTTGGGCATGCACTCGATCCAATGGCGTCCAGTGGCTATTGATAAAGAACGCATGGAAAATCGCCCAATGATGTATTTAGCGCTTTCCTACGACCATCGTATTGTAGATGGAAAAGAGGCTGTCAGCTTCCTTGTTCGTGTTAAGCAGCTTCTTGAAGATCCAGAATCTCTTCTTCTTGAAGGTTAA